The proteins below come from a single Solidesulfovibrio fructosivorans JJ] genomic window:
- a CDS encoding translocation/assembly module TamB domain-containing protein: protein MKRRWALLAAVALVALFALLSWRGILLAPGQVYQNWDNSIPPYPQEIERYGAISKHAWYPHYDLGSPGAFSGITRWFDLLMRDGIAPLGGPIIAKWQGPVYAVIGGGGILALARVLGLGFWPGLVAALLYAFNPRQYSLAVSGHIEETGFALALLPWVLLLLHRALGQRSLRRLCGLSLAAGLLGALVCSASPFGIVFYGAFTGLFTVAAMLARRSLKPLAVFVVAGLAVVVLHMQWVVPAAHSMLHGVDFKHHQTESEIRDNYEGIYRHFSTPPRQAMIGHTDNYGMGTEYAYPVNFKDTPVWVAAAFGLLFIALAGLAYRPRDKVFQYFAGLCLLSGFVLMTGHKTLAGAVFYERFLHRVPMLFFQMARPARWLPLYYAGLSLLVGMGLAAIGRRSFWRGNRTVDGAAGLFAAACLAVYLAPYWNGSLAIPKNATTQTMALMPQPVSPAEGTLSRALSDDPADYRITVWPTIAGPTGDVPAPPHDAVTRNFGMLGKDAVMGPTFIGEPYSRFLLTVLMRSWPYTDRFGRLLGLAAVKRVIFDPSVPYLSYGPFGWMPTTKRGPETLFDPGDILAPFVAAQADLSPDAELAAPPLDVLRNTDFLPRLRLAGRGVLAAGGFPLLLSESVAAKPDFPGRLAFFGSDLTQADVARLDGKLAGVATLGRSWPELLLPYLPANAFVPASAARLEGKFGNLSGKVLDDPRLGGAELDGGGKVSDGPGRLEFPLVGHGSWRIFVRAGAAPFAGRAAIRLDGAPVAGLDAGMLGKGLDWIDCGTADFEPGPPHGLTIDVPGRGLVVSGLLAVPEDAFDAARSRMGAVASAGETRLAVEAEEATREPALPMQPRLSLPLLAPQAGIAMTAENARLDKRDPQGGGTVAVEGEAPGTVAFTVTFPTPVANLTLEAYPRLFGDKAAPSYVRATVSVDGGPFKPLFAVEGKPDGRWEDVYSRREVRAIKGPARTVTVRFAMRQAQLSSQANSPNHPMRLVAETPIPGGATLSFGAAARLPAVFDLAAPVPGTYAADLRLVGRAGDAVTLPDGSSRTFAADGVLDVADIPVTTDAAGRARLAIGGPAEAACDRIELVKDRRAPPKGSDPPYRRINAGRYALDVPAGEGGYLVFAEAFHPGWRLHVNGHDIAPIRGLGFANAYPLPPGVSGPAELVFRDEAVMARLVPVAEAAWAVLAALTAVLLVPWPRKSPHTGRGHD from the coding sequence GTGAAGCGGCGTTGGGCCCTGTTGGCCGCCGTGGCCCTGGTGGCGCTTTTCGCCCTGCTGTCCTGGCGGGGCATCCTGCTGGCCCCGGGCCAGGTCTACCAGAACTGGGACAACTCCATCCCCCCGTATCCCCAGGAGATCGAGCGTTACGGCGCCATCTCCAAGCACGCCTGGTATCCCCATTACGACCTTGGCAGTCCCGGGGCGTTTTCGGGCATCACCCGTTGGTTCGACCTGCTCATGCGCGACGGCATAGCGCCCCTTGGCGGGCCGATCATCGCCAAATGGCAGGGGCCGGTCTACGCCGTCATCGGCGGCGGCGGCATCCTTGCCCTGGCCCGGGTGTTGGGGCTCGGCTTCTGGCCCGGGCTGGTCGCGGCGCTGCTTTATGCCTTCAATCCCCGCCAGTATTCCCTGGCGGTCAGCGGCCATATCGAGGAGACCGGGTTCGCCCTGGCCCTTTTGCCCTGGGTGTTGCTGCTCTTGCATCGGGCCTTGGGCCAGCGGTCGCTGCGCCGGTTGTGCGGCTTGTCCCTGGCCGCCGGCCTGCTCGGCGCGCTGGTCTGCTCGGCCTCGCCCTTCGGCATCGTCTTTTACGGTGCCTTCACCGGGCTTTTTACCGTGGCCGCCATGCTGGCCAGACGGTCGCTAAAACCCCTGGCGGTTTTCGTCGTGGCCGGACTGGCCGTGGTCGTGCTCCACATGCAGTGGGTCGTGCCGGCCGCCCATTCCATGCTCCATGGCGTGGATTTCAAACACCACCAGACCGAAAGCGAGATCCGCGACAACTACGAGGGCATCTACCGCCATTTTTCCACCCCGCCGCGCCAGGCCATGATCGGCCATACCGACAACTACGGCATGGGCACGGAATACGCTTATCCGGTCAATTTCAAGGATACTCCGGTCTGGGTGGCGGCGGCCTTCGGTCTGCTCTTTATCGCTTTGGCCGGTCTCGCCTACCGGCCCCGGGACAAGGTTTTCCAGTATTTCGCCGGACTGTGCCTGCTTTCCGGCTTCGTGCTCATGACCGGCCACAAGACCCTGGCCGGGGCGGTTTTTTACGAGCGTTTCCTGCACCGGGTGCCCATGCTTTTTTTTCAGATGGCCCGTCCGGCCCGCTGGCTGCCGCTCTATTACGCCGGGCTGTCGCTTCTGGTCGGCATGGGGCTGGCCGCCATCGGCCGCCGGAGCTTCTGGCGCGGCAATCGGACGGTCGACGGCGCGGCCGGGCTTTTCGCCGCCGCCTGTCTGGCCGTCTACCTCGCGCCCTATTGGAACGGCTCCCTGGCCATTCCCAAAAACGCCACCACCCAGACCATGGCGCTCATGCCCCAGCCGGTTTCCCCGGCCGAAGGGACGCTTTCCCGGGCGCTCAGCGACGATCCGGCCGACTACAGGATCACGGTCTGGCCGACTATCGCCGGTCCCACGGGCGACGTGCCCGCCCCCCCACATGACGCCGTCACCCGCAATTTCGGCATGCTCGGCAAGGACGCCGTCATGGGCCCGACCTTTATCGGCGAGCCCTACAGCCGCTTTCTTCTGACCGTGCTCATGCGCTCTTGGCCCTATACAGACCGTTTTGGTCGACTGCTGGGGCTGGCGGCGGTCAAGCGCGTGATTTTCGACCCGAGCGTACCGTATTTGTCCTACGGCCCCTTTGGCTGGATGCCGACCACCAAGCGCGGCCCGGAGACGTTGTTCGATCCCGGTGACATCCTGGCTCCGTTCGTGGCCGCCCAAGCGGACCTGTCCCCGGACGCGGAGCTTGCCGCGCCGCCCCTTGACGTCCTGCGCAACACGGATTTCCTGCCCCGGCTGCGACTGGCCGGGCGGGGTGTGCTGGCTGCCGGCGGCTTTCCGCTGCTCTTGTCCGAATCCGTGGCGGCCAAACCGGATTTCCCTGGCCGGCTGGCCTTTTTCGGCTCGGACCTGACCCAGGCGGACGTCGCGCGCCTTGACGGTAAGCTGGCCGGAGTGGCTACGCTCGGCCGGTCCTGGCCGGAACTGCTCCTGCCGTATCTGCCGGCCAATGCTTTTGTGCCGGCCTCGGCCGCGCGGCTGGAGGGTAAGTTTGGGAACCTTTCCGGCAAAGTGCTCGACGATCCGCGCCTGGGCGGGGCGGAACTCGACGGCGGCGGCAAGGTGAGCGACGGCCCCGGCCGGCTGGAATTTCCCCTTGTCGGCCACGGCTCCTGGCGCATCTTCGTGCGGGCCGGGGCCGCGCCCTTTGCCGGCCGGGCCGCAATCCGCCTGGACGGCGCGCCGGTCGCCGGCCTCGACGCCGGCATGCTCGGCAAGGGACTCGACTGGATCGACTGCGGCACGGCCGATTTCGAGCCCGGCCCGCCCCATGGCCTGACCATCGACGTCCCCGGTCGGGGCCTCGTCGTTTCCGGCCTGCTGGCCGTGCCCGAGGACGCCTTTGACGCGGCCAGGTCGCGCATGGGAGCGGTGGCTTCGGCCGGGGAAACGCGGCTGGCCGTGGAGGCCGAGGAGGCGACGCGGGAGCCTGCCCTCCCCATGCAGCCGCGCCTTTCCCTGCCCCTTCTGGCCCCGCAGGCCGGCATCGCCATGACGGCCGAAAACGCCCGGTTGGACAAGCGCGATCCCCAGGGCGGCGGCACCGTGGCTGTGGAAGGCGAGGCGCCGGGAACGGTCGCCTTTACCGTTACTTTTCCCACGCCCGTGGCCAATCTCACCCTTGAAGCCTATCCGCGTCTTTTCGGCGACAAGGCCGCGCCGTCCTACGTGCGCGCGACCGTGTCCGTGGACGGTGGACCGTTCAAGCCGCTTTTTGCCGTGGAAGGCAAGCCTGACGGCCGCTGGGAGGATGTCTACTCCCGCCGTGAGGTCCGGGCCATCAAGGGCCCGGCCAGGACCGTGACCGTGCGTTTCGCCATGCGCCAGGCCCAGCTCTCCTCCCAGGCCAATTCGCCCAACCATCCCATGCGGCTGGTGGCCGAAACCCCCATCCCGGGCGGGGCGACGTTGTCTTTTGGCGCGGCGGCCCGGCTGCCGGCGGTCTTCGATTTGGCCGCGCCGGTCCCGGGAACGTATGCGGCCGATCTGCGCCTTGTCGGTCGGGCCGGTGACGCGGTGACCCTGCCGGACGGCTCCAGCCGGACCTTTGCCGCCGACGGTGTGCTGGATGTGGCGGATATTCCCGTGACCACCGACGCCGCCGGCCGGGCGCGTCTGGCCATCGGCGGCCCGGCCGAGGCCGCCTGCGACCGCATCGAGCTGGTCAAGGACAGGCGCGCGCCGCCAAAGGGCAGCGATCCGCCGTACCGGCGCATCAATGCCGGCCGCTACGCCCTGGATGTGCCGGCCGGGGAGGGCGGGTATCTCGTTTTCGCCGAGGCATTTCATCCGGGGTGGCGCCTGCATGTGAACGGCCATGATATCGCGCCCATCCGGGGCCTGGGCTTTGCCAATGCCTACCCGCTGCCGCCGGGCGTGTCCGGACCGGCCGAGCTGGTTTTTCGGGACGAGGCGGTCATGGCCCGGCTCGTGCCCGTGGCCGAGGCGGCCTGGGCGGTTCTTGCGGCGCTCACGGCCGTGTTGCTCGTTCCCTGGCCGCGAAAGTCCCCCCATACGGGACGCGGCCACGATTGA
- a CDS encoding glycosyltransferase family 4 protein: MVETTIPPVSRANLRMYWLAKALLAEKKTMVNMVSPSKDLATRRSYFVEWIWMNQFPGWAKHLYSKWRLPVRIWHFVASIISMVILVVWYKREHCPGFAVIHAWNPLAGLAAVIAGWLIRRPVFVDFTDFYSDIARTDMPLLSKPLVWLENFVLRQARHVFVVSNQLKEHLVRAQGLPAAKIHVVPDGTDSETFRPDCDTTGVRARLGIPEDAPVLVFHGDIKNDDGVDILIEAMAKVVAERPDARLLILGGGSPYFDAVCRPLIEKLGLADNVVLPGWIAHKDVPAVLCACDIGAMTLRATLNHDHYLSFKLFEYWGCGKPVVVTKLKAIGEIARDGENALIAQSGDVDGFARAFLRLIEDKDLAAHLGRAGRELVVREYDWREIMKKETAVYTSEFLGPPCPPSP; this comes from the coding sequence ATGGTCGAAACCACGATACCGCCCGTTTCCCGGGCCAACCTGCGCATGTATTGGCTGGCCAAGGCGCTCTTGGCCGAGAAAAAGACCATGGTGAACATGGTCTCGCCGAGCAAAGATCTGGCCACGCGGCGCTCTTATTTCGTGGAATGGATCTGGATGAACCAGTTTCCGGGCTGGGCCAAGCATCTCTATTCCAAGTGGCGGCTGCCGGTGCGCATCTGGCATTTTGTCGCTTCCATCATCTCCATGGTCATCCTGGTCGTCTGGTACAAGCGCGAGCATTGCCCGGGCTTCGCCGTTATCCACGCCTGGAACCCCCTGGCCGGGCTGGCCGCCGTCATCGCGGGCTGGCTGATTCGCCGGCCGGTGTTCGTCGACTTCACTGACTTCTATTCCGACATCGCCCGCACGGACATGCCGCTACTAAGCAAGCCTCTCGTCTGGCTGGAAAATTTCGTGCTGCGCCAGGCCCGCCACGTCTTTGTGGTCAGCAATCAGCTCAAGGAACATCTGGTGCGCGCCCAGGGCCTGCCGGCGGCGAAGATCCATGTCGTGCCCGACGGCACCGACTCCGAAACCTTTCGCCCCGACTGCGACACCACCGGCGTGCGCGCCCGCCTCGGCATTCCCGAGGACGCGCCGGTGCTGGTCTTTCACGGCGATATCAAAAACGACGACGGCGTGGACATCCTGATCGAGGCCATGGCCAAGGTCGTGGCCGAACGCCCGGACGCCCGCCTGTTGATCCTCGGCGGCGGCAGCCCTTACTTTGACGCGGTGTGCCGGCCGCTGATCGAGAAGCTGGGCCTTGCGGACAACGTGGTCCTGCCCGGCTGGATTGCCCACAAGGACGTGCCGGCGGTGCTTTGCGCCTGCGACATCGGGGCCATGACCCTTCGCGCCACGCTCAACCACGACCATTACCTGTCCTTCAAGCTCTTCGAGTATTGGGGTTGCGGCAAGCCCGTGGTGGTGACGAAGCTCAAGGCCATCGGCGAGATCGCCCGCGACGGCGAAAACGCGCTCATTGCCCAAAGCGGCGATGTCGACGGCTTTGCCCGGGCCTTTTTGCGCCTGATCGAGGACAAGGACCTGGCCGCCCATCTCGGCCGTGCCGGTCGTGAGCTGGTGGTGCGCGAATACGACTGGCGCGAGATCATGAAAAAGGAAACCGCTGTCTACACCAGCGAATTTCTCGGGCCGCCGTGTCCGCCCAGTCCGTGA